The Bombus fervidus isolate BK054 chromosome 3, iyBomFerv1, whole genome shotgun sequence genome includes a window with the following:
- the LOC139985921 gene encoding nucleoside diphosphate kinase 6 isoform X3 translates to MKIRDSIIDNNLKIVRSRRTIITQKEAVLFYEEHKEKFFYNRLLTLMCSGPSDIYILTDHNAIAKWRQLMGPTKVYQAQYTARDTIRGMYGLSDTRNATHGSDSVASAEREIRIFFSDFNFKKWYEHDEKYYNLGQIHFDPVAFVHTINTSFPNKEQITK, encoded by the exons ATG aaaattcGAGATTCAATAATTGACAATAACTTAAAAATTGTCAGATCACGCAGGACAATAATTACTCAAAAAGAAGCAGTGTTATTTTATGAAGAACACAAAGAAAAGTTCTTTTACAATCGTCTTCTGACATTGATGTGTAGTGGCCCATCagatatctatattttaaCAGATCACAATGCTATTGCTAAATGGAGACAATTAATGGGTCCTACAAAAGTTTATCAGGCACAATATACTGCCCGTGATACAATTCGAGGAATGTATGGTCTATCAGATACAAGAAATGCAACGCATGGTTCTG ATTCAGTTGCATCTgcagagagagaaataagaatattctttagtgattttaattttaaaaaatggtaCGAAcatgatgaaaaatattataatttaggTCAAATTCATTTTGATCCAGTAGCTTTTGTACATACTATTAACACGAGTTTCCCTAATAAAGaacaaattacaaagtaa
- the LOC139985921 gene encoding nucleoside diphosphate kinase 6 isoform X1 yields MQSKTYLQLTLAIIKPHVVKSPFVLQKIRDSIIDNNLKIVRSRRTIITQKEAVLFYEEHKEKFFYNRLLTLMCSGPSDIYILTDHNAIAKWRQLMGPTKVYQAQYTARDTIRGMYGLSDTRNATHGSDSVASAEREIRIFFSDFNFKKWYEHDEKYYNLGQIHFDPVAFVHTINTSFPNKEQITK; encoded by the exons atgcaATCAAAAACATATCTTCAATTAACTTTGGCAATAATTAAACCACATGTTGTTAAGTCTCCTTTTGTGCTTCAG aaaattcGAGATTCAATAATTGACAATAACTTAAAAATTGTCAGATCACGCAGGACAATAATTACTCAAAAAGAAGCAGTGTTATTTTATGAAGAACACAAAGAAAAGTTCTTTTACAATCGTCTTCTGACATTGATGTGTAGTGGCCCATCagatatctatattttaaCAGATCACAATGCTATTGCTAAATGGAGACAATTAATGGGTCCTACAAAAGTTTATCAGGCACAATATACTGCCCGTGATACAATTCGAGGAATGTATGGTCTATCAGATACAAGAAATGCAACGCATGGTTCTG ATTCAGTTGCATCTgcagagagagaaataagaatattctttagtgattttaattttaaaaaatggtaCGAAcatgatgaaaaatattataatttaggTCAAATTCATTTTGATCCAGTAGCTTTTGTACATACTATTAACACGAGTTTCCCTAATAAAGaacaaattacaaagtaa
- the LOC139985921 gene encoding nucleoside diphosphate kinase 6 isoform X2 — protein sequence MYTFKRQQNRKIRDSIIDNNLKIVRSRRTIITQKEAVLFYEEHKEKFFYNRLLTLMCSGPSDIYILTDHNAIAKWRQLMGPTKVYQAQYTARDTIRGMYGLSDTRNATHGSDSVASAEREIRIFFSDFNFKKWYEHDEKYYNLGQIHFDPVAFVHTINTSFPNKEQITK from the exons atgtatACTTTTAAACGGCAGCAAAATAGG aaaattcGAGATTCAATAATTGACAATAACTTAAAAATTGTCAGATCACGCAGGACAATAATTACTCAAAAAGAAGCAGTGTTATTTTATGAAGAACACAAAGAAAAGTTCTTTTACAATCGTCTTCTGACATTGATGTGTAGTGGCCCATCagatatctatattttaaCAGATCACAATGCTATTGCTAAATGGAGACAATTAATGGGTCCTACAAAAGTTTATCAGGCACAATATACTGCCCGTGATACAATTCGAGGAATGTATGGTCTATCAGATACAAGAAATGCAACGCATGGTTCTG ATTCAGTTGCATCTgcagagagagaaataagaatattctttagtgattttaattttaaaaaatggtaCGAAcatgatgaaaaatattataatttaggTCAAATTCATTTTGATCCAGTAGCTTTTGTACATACTATTAACACGAGTTTCCCTAATAAAGaacaaattacaaagtaa
- the LOC139985905 gene encoding uncharacterized protein, which produces MTTLKGIFPDSKSIKGKNFIHENVKNLRRIDHSHINKGTKDVQKSQISNRRKINNNNYSNNQNNNVLSKVNTNLRTKKHDNVNTSVNSKLDQHQELCKKISASTLDKDNIFMKKTIHSTSNNLLIKERKKENKGLHKCTQKLHENISSNPNFSYKSIGDTENDTKVQNKVRSQGIQTLDTQEIDALFSEGVVKYPSKKYLNRYESINKDNTNEEINVSSRSITNSPLDQGDIRVVEKNTQAKNDTKSSKFVLSKEEVNFIKLNKEHTTVTNKIATQMNNNTNNNSNNNNLPTNYRMGVVPKYIKNRKEIQERVHRAKVEELDPNCPNGHVPLPDNERKETLQMLKKNYQDYVTELNMMPIKVDTLRAQRRKIEIEKQLNKLEEGIKVFSRPKVYVKMNA; this is translated from the exons ATGACAACGTTAAAAGGCATTTTTCCTGATTCAA aatcaataaaaggaaaaaatttcatacatgAAAATGTCAAAAATCTTCGTCGTATAGATCACTCACATATTAATAAAGGAACAAAAGATGTACAAAAATCACAAATATCCAAccgtagaaaaattaataataataattatagtaacaatcaaaataataatgttttatCAAAAGTTAATACAAATCTTCGAACAAAAAAACATGATAATGTGAATACAAGTGTAAATAGTAAATTAGATCAGCATCAAGAATTATGTAAGAAAATAAGTGCCTCAACATTAGacaaagataatatttttatgaaaaagacAATACATTCAAcaagtaataatttattaattaaagaaagaaaaaaggaaaataaaggaTTACATAAATGTACGCAGAAAttacatgaaaatatttcatcaaatcctaatttttcatataaatcaATTGGAGATACTGAAAATGATACAAAGGTTCAAAATAAAGTTAGAAGTCAAGGTATTCAGACACTGGACACACAGGAAATTGATGCTCTATTTTCTGAAGGAGTAGTTAA GTACCCTtcaaaaaagtatttaaatcgttatgaatcaataaataaagataatacaaatgaagaaattaatgTATCTTCAAGAAGTATAACAAATTCACCTTTAGATCAAGGAGATATTCGAGTTGTTGAAAAAAATACACAAGCtaaaaatgatacaaaaagttccaaatttgtattatctaaagaagaagtaaattttattaaattaaacaaagaaCATACTACTGTAACTAATAAGATAGCAACCCAAATGAATAACAATaccaataataatagtaataataacaatcTTCCTACAAATTATCGCATGGGTGTAGTTCCaaa GTATATTAAGAACAGAAAGGAAATTCAAGAAAGGGTACATAGAGCTAAAGTAGAAGAATTGGATCCTAACTGTCCAAATGGACATGTTCCATTACCTGATAATGAGCGTAAGGAGACATTGCAAATGTTAAAAAAGa ATTATCAAGATTATGTAACTGAATTAAATATGATGCCTATAAAAGTGGATACCCTTAGGGCGCAGCgacgaaaaattgaaatagagAAACAACTGAACAAATTAGAAGAAGGGATAAAAGTTTTCTCAAGACCAAAAgtttatgtaaaaatgaatgcttaa